A stretch of Spirosoma oryzicola DNA encodes these proteins:
- the ccsA gene encoding cytochrome c biogenesis protein CcsA yields the protein MIHTTVGQLGHFFVILSFVTALVATVAYFISSLGRRTAKQAIPVEEPQLAYAGESSFGGKTAKRKAPVQAASPSAPEKDDWKKLARWAFYIHGAAVVGVAASLFYIIYNHYFEYHYAWSHSSRALPVHYMISCFWEGQEGSFLLWLFWNATLGVILTRTSGSQWEAPMMTVFALVQAFLASMILGVVFGGTFKLGSSPFLLLSEAMPDAPIFTADPTFVPKDGNGLNPLLQNYWMVIHPPTTFLGYALTLVPFSYCIAGLWRNEPFAWIRPALPWTLIGGLVLGTAIMMGGYWAYETLNFGGYWNWDPVENSVYVPWLVLVGSLHAMLIAKRSSTGLKTTIILSISTFLLILYSTFLTRSGILGNASVHSFTDLGLSGQLLVYLLVFVGLAVVLAVSKWKYIPTDEQEASVYTKEFWLFIGATVLCLAAFQVIATTSIPVYNKILESFGKVSNLALPADQISHYNKFQVWFFVVIALLTGVGQFMWWRKLENKKWDALITPGIITLLISAGLIAFGSIKNPVYMALLVASVFALVTNGTILLGIVRGNYRLSGGAIAHMGMALMLIGILYSAGYSKVISINTSGLLISKQDEFTKNDNKENKENTLLWLNQPERMGTYQLTYRGQRIEARDVPGYIPRKDVMVIEGDFHGIAQRDIEQNGKVYHKKGDTLALYPENTYYEVEYREPSGKVFSLYPRAQVNERMGLLASPDTRHKVDRDIYTYVNSVPDPTAENKWEKTETYSVAIKDTFYLNDYVAILDDVVRTNEVEGMEIGPTDAAVRARVRVLSKTGEQTLSPAFVIKNRMVAHPAEMSDELGVRIQLNEIDPRTGKFTFAVNRTQRDYIVMKAFEKPLINVLWVGTLIVILGFLISAVRRYREFSKMRDKMI from the coding sequence ATGATACATACAACAGTCGGGCAACTCGGCCATTTTTTTGTTATTCTGTCCTTCGTTACTGCGCTGGTAGCGACAGTGGCTTATTTTATTTCGTCGCTTGGTCGACGGACTGCGAAGCAGGCAATACCCGTTGAAGAACCCCAGCTTGCGTACGCGGGCGAATCGTCGTTCGGGGGAAAAACGGCCAAGCGGAAAGCTCCTGTCCAGGCAGCCAGCCCTTCTGCTCCCGAGAAGGACGACTGGAAAAAGCTGGCTCGGTGGGCTTTTTATATCCACGGTGCGGCTGTCGTTGGGGTGGCTGCCAGTCTGTTTTATATCATCTACAATCATTACTTCGAGTACCACTACGCCTGGAGTCACTCGTCGCGGGCGTTGCCGGTTCACTACATGATTTCGTGCTTCTGGGAAGGTCAGGAAGGCTCGTTTCTGCTCTGGCTGTTCTGGAACGCAACGCTGGGCGTTATTTTGACCCGTACCAGTGGTAGCCAGTGGGAAGCGCCGATGATGACCGTGTTTGCCTTGGTGCAGGCTTTTCTGGCATCGATGATTCTCGGCGTTGTTTTTGGTGGCACCTTTAAGCTTGGCTCCTCACCGTTCCTGCTGCTGTCGGAAGCCATGCCCGACGCCCCGATCTTTACGGCAGACCCGACCTTTGTGCCCAAAGATGGCAATGGTCTGAACCCGCTGCTCCAGAACTACTGGATGGTTATCCACCCGCCTACGACCTTTTTGGGGTACGCCCTGACGCTGGTTCCGTTTTCGTACTGCATTGCCGGACTTTGGCGCAATGAGCCCTTTGCGTGGATTCGCCCGGCCCTGCCCTGGACGTTGATTGGTGGTCTGGTACTTGGTACGGCTATTATGATGGGTGGCTACTGGGCTTACGAAACCCTTAACTTCGGTGGCTACTGGAACTGGGACCCCGTCGAAAACTCGGTTTATGTACCCTGGCTGGTCTTGGTTGGCTCCCTACATGCAATGCTGATAGCCAAACGCAGCTCAACGGGACTAAAAACGACGATTATTTTGAGCATCAGCACCTTCCTGCTCATTCTGTATTCTACGTTCCTCACCCGTAGCGGTATTTTGGGGAATGCATCCGTACACTCCTTTACGGATCTGGGCTTATCCGGACAGTTACTGGTTTATCTGCTGGTATTCGTTGGTCTGGCTGTGGTCTTAGCCGTGAGCAAGTGGAAATATATTCCAACCGACGAACAGGAAGCGTCGGTTTACACTAAAGAATTCTGGTTGTTTATTGGCGCTACGGTGCTGTGTTTGGCGGCTTTTCAGGTCATTGCCACCACGTCGATTCCAGTCTACAACAAGATTCTGGAGTCGTTCGGAAAGGTTTCGAACCTGGCCCTGCCCGCTGATCAGATTAGCCACTACAACAAATTCCAGGTTTGGTTCTTTGTCGTCATTGCCTTGCTGACGGGCGTTGGGCAATTCATGTGGTGGCGAAAACTGGAAAACAAAAAATGGGATGCGCTGATTACACCGGGGATTATAACCCTGCTTATCAGTGCCGGTCTGATTGCGTTCGGATCGATCAAAAATCCGGTTTACATGGCCTTGTTGGTTGCGTCGGTCTTCGCGCTTGTCACCAACGGTACCATTCTCCTTGGTATCGTACGGGGCAACTACCGTCTGTCGGGCGGAGCGATCGCACACATGGGTATGGCGTTGATGCTCATCGGTATCCTGTATTCGGCGGGCTACTCAAAAGTTATTTCGATTAATACGAGCGGATTACTGATTTCCAAACAGGACGAGTTTACCAAAAACGACAACAAGGAAAACAAAGAAAATACGCTGCTCTGGCTCAACCAGCCCGAACGGATGGGGACTTATCAGCTTACTTACCGTGGCCAGCGGATTGAAGCACGCGACGTTCCCGGCTACATTCCCCGCAAAGACGTGATGGTCATTGAGGGTGACTTCCACGGTATCGCGCAACGTGACATCGAGCAGAACGGCAAAGTGTACCACAAAAAAGGAGACACGCTCGCGCTTTATCCGGAAAACACGTATTACGAAGTAGAATACCGGGAGCCAAGCGGCAAGGTATTTAGCCTCTACCCGCGTGCCCAGGTGAATGAGCGCATGGGTCTGTTAGCCTCTCCGGACACACGCCATAAGGTTGACCGGGACATTTATACGTACGTCAATTCCGTACCCGACCCAACTGCCGAAAACAAATGGGAAAAAACAGAAACGTACAGTGTGGCGATCAAAGACACGTTCTACCTGAATGATTACGTGGCTATTCTGGATGACGTTGTTCGGACCAATGAAGTTGAAGGTATGGAAATTGGTCCGACTGACGCGGCTGTGCGCGCTCGTGTTCGGGTGTTGAGCAAAACAGGAGAGCAAACACTGAGTCCGGCTTTTGTTATCAAGAACCGCATGGTAGCTCACCCCGCCGAAATGAGCGATGAATTAGGCGTTCGTATCCAGTTGAACGAAATTGATCCCCGCACGGGTAAGTTTACCTTCGCCGTTAACCGGACGCAGCGAGATTACATCGTCATGAAAGCGTTCGAAAAACCGTTGATCAACGTACTTTGGGTCGGCACGCTCATTGTTATCCTGGGCTTCCTGATTTCGGCGGTTCGGCGGTATCGTGAGTTTAGCAAGATGCGCGACAAAATGATTTAA
- a CDS encoding hemolysin family protein: MESYALLFGALLALVLAGFFSAVEMAYVSVNRLYFEIHGKQGPLGEKLVSSFLRNPVLFVGTTLTGNTLFLVLYTVLGVMALNPLLMSILPSAWSAHQFVFITIETLVLTVIFLPFADYLPKSLALIHPDRFLEALAVPLWVLYKSIAPLVRILVGTARFVIHYILGRSNPEIRPVFGLTDLNQYLQQLNQKADPEEELEIDTQIFNNAIEFRDVRVRDCLIPRTEITAIEVDDTTEELRQAFQDSGHSKILIYRDTIDDVIGYCHALALFQKPATVEEIITPIITVPETMPAQDLLLRFLSEHKSLALVVDEFGGTAGIVSLEDMVEQIFGEIQDEYDTNEDWIEQQLDDHTWLLSARHEIEHLNETYGWAIPEGSYDTLGGLILQTNEDLPHVGEIIELAPFTFTIVTMDGTRIGTVRVRLNPKHAD, translated from the coding sequence TTGGAATCCTACGCGTTGCTCTTTGGAGCGTTACTGGCTCTTGTGCTAGCCGGGTTTTTCTCGGCAGTAGAAATGGCTTACGTATCGGTCAATCGACTGTATTTTGAAATACACGGTAAACAAGGTCCCCTCGGCGAGAAACTGGTATCGAGTTTTCTGCGGAATCCGGTCTTGTTTGTTGGCACAACGCTGACAGGAAATACGTTATTTCTGGTACTATACACGGTATTAGGCGTTATGGCGCTGAATCCGTTACTGATGAGCATCTTACCCAGCGCCTGGTCTGCTCATCAGTTTGTCTTTATCACCATTGAGACGCTGGTACTGACGGTGATTTTTTTACCGTTCGCCGATTACTTACCCAAAAGTCTGGCGCTGATACATCCCGACCGATTTCTGGAAGCGCTGGCCGTTCCGCTTTGGGTTCTTTATAAGTCCATTGCCCCGCTCGTGCGTATTCTGGTCGGAACAGCCCGTTTTGTTATTCATTACATCCTTGGCAGAAGTAATCCGGAAATTCGGCCCGTTTTTGGGCTCACGGATCTGAACCAGTACCTTCAACAACTCAATCAAAAAGCTGACCCTGAGGAAGAACTGGAAATCGATACGCAGATTTTCAACAATGCCATCGAGTTTCGCGACGTTCGCGTTCGGGACTGTCTGATTCCCCGCACGGAAATTACGGCAATTGAGGTAGACGATACGACGGAGGAACTACGGCAGGCTTTTCAGGATAGCGGCCATTCAAAAATTCTTATTTACCGTGACACCATCGATGACGTAATTGGCTATTGTCATGCGTTGGCTTTGTTTCAGAAACCAGCAACGGTCGAGGAAATTATAACACCAATCATTACGGTTCCGGAGACCATGCCCGCCCAGGATCTGCTGCTTCGCTTTTTGTCGGAGCACAAGAGTTTAGCGCTCGTCGTTGATGAATTTGGGGGTACGGCGGGTATTGTCAGTCTGGAAGATATGGTCGAGCAGATTTTCGGGGAAATCCAGGACGAGTACGACACGAACGAGGACTGGATCGAACAGCAGCTCGACGATCACACCTGGCTCTTGAGTGCCCGTCACGAAATTGAGCATCTGAACGAAACCTACGGATGGGCTATTCCCGAAGGAAGCTACGATACACTGGGTGGTCTAATTTTACAAACGAACGAAGATTTACCCCATGTCGGTGAAATAATCGAATTAGCACCGTTTACGTTTACGATTGTGACGATGGATGGCACCCGAATAGGTACAGTAAGAGTTCGTCTGAATCCGAAACACGCAGATTAA
- the pyrE gene encoding orotate phosphoribosyltransferase, which yields MNSLSTPQAVARHLLSVQAIRLQPDTPFTWSSGWKSPIYCDNRVTLAYPDVRTYIKNALADRIRNEFPSAQVIAGVATAGIPQGALVADALNLPYCYVRPEPKAHGMGKQIEGRLEAGQRVVVIEDLISTGGSSLKVVDALRAAGADVLGMAAIFTYGFPLAAQNFANKNVQLVCLSDYNVLLTEAQELDYISTDALASLAAWRENPADWGK from the coding sequence GTGAATTCACTATCGACTCCGCAGGCCGTTGCCCGGCATCTACTCTCGGTACAAGCCATCCGTTTACAACCCGATACACCATTTACCTGGAGTTCGGGCTGGAAATCGCCCATCTACTGCGACAACCGTGTCACACTGGCCTACCCCGACGTTCGAACGTACATTAAAAATGCACTGGCCGACCGCATCCGGAACGAATTTCCATCGGCGCAGGTAATTGCGGGCGTCGCGACGGCGGGAATCCCGCAAGGTGCCTTAGTAGCCGATGCGTTGAATCTTCCTTACTGCTACGTCCGGCCCGAACCCAAAGCGCACGGGATGGGCAAACAGATTGAAGGACGGCTGGAAGCTGGTCAGCGCGTGGTGGTCATCGAAGATCTGATCTCGACGGGTGGTAGTTCGCTTAAAGTTGTTGACGCCCTTCGTGCAGCAGGAGCCGACGTACTTGGTATGGCCGCTATTTTTACGTACGGCTTTCCGCTGGCAGCTCAGAATTTTGCCAACAAAAATGTTCAGCTGGTCTGCCTGAGTGATTACAACGTTTTACTGACCGAAGCACAGGAACTCGATTATATTTCTACCGATGCACTGGCTTCGCTCGCTGCCTGGCGCGAAAATCCCGCCGACTGGGGAAAGTAG
- a CDS encoding OsmC family protein, whose protein sequence is MATITARIERTPYETHLSTGTQVIVVDEPKEVGGQDRGMRPGELLAGSLASCTAVTVRMYADRKGWSLDSVVIHVDYTYDPAEKRSRFVMKLILNGDLDPEQRLRLREIADRCPIHRALEHPIDFETTLVDEPAQPVANQ, encoded by the coding sequence ATGGCCACCATAACCGCCCGGATTGAACGAACACCTTACGAAACACACCTATCGACTGGCACACAGGTTATTGTTGTCGATGAGCCGAAGGAAGTTGGGGGTCAAGATCGGGGGATGCGCCCTGGCGAGTTGCTGGCAGGCTCACTCGCGTCCTGCACCGCTGTAACCGTACGCATGTATGCCGACCGCAAAGGTTGGTCGCTTGACTCGGTGGTCATTCATGTCGATTATACGTACGATCCAGCGGAAAAACGGTCGCGTTTTGTCATGAAACTTATTCTAAACGGTGATCTTGACCCGGAACAACGTCTCCGGCTCCGTGAAATAGCGGATCGATGCCCAATTCACCGAGCCCTGGAACATCCAATTGATTTCGAAACCACGCTCGTTGATGAACCTGCGCAACCCGTTGCCAATCAATAA
- a CDS encoding copper chaperone, with translation METLNFKTNIKSSADVAAVTLNLNDIEQVDGWNIATDAPDNLLTVQTTDNRIAHLVQKAVEKAGYTAQLVEP, from the coding sequence ATGGAAACCCTGAACTTCAAAACGAATATCAAATCGAGCGCCGATGTAGCAGCGGTAACGCTAAACCTGAATGACATCGAGCAGGTAGATGGCTGGAACATCGCAACGGATGCTCCTGATAACTTATTGACCGTCCAAACAACAGACAATCGAATTGCCCATTTGGTGCAGAAAGCCGTCGAGAAAGCTGGGTATACAGCGCAGCTTGTCGAACCGTAA
- a CDS encoding dihydrolipoyl dehydrogenase family protein has protein sequence MQSFDLVVIGTGSAGKTVAEAVRKAGKSVAIIDKLPFGGTCSQRGCDPKKVLVGAAEVVARSAQLVGKGIDHTTSIHWPDLIQFKKTFTDPIPENTEEKFTEQGIQIVHGVATFVSDNTIRVGDDELVAKNIVIATGHRPQTLNIPGEELLTDSTGFLELPELPQEIVMVGGGYIAFEFAHVAARAGASVTILHQGKRPLEGFDADVVQLLVEAMRALGIFIVLEAKVTAIEGEPNKLTVQYERDGANHTASANLVVHAAGRVADVEELALDKAHVEVGKKGVLVNDYLQSPSNPIVYACGDVAEKGLPLTPLASYEGKIVAENILGGNKKMYSNDPVPSTVFTVPPLASIGLTEEQVKKEGRKAKILFQETAGWYSTRRINEAVSGFKTIVDEDSDQILGAHLLGSGSEEVINLFALAMKHKITAKAMGEMLFAYPTHSSDLSSMLPD, from the coding sequence ATGCAATCATTTGACCTTGTCGTCATCGGCACCGGTTCCGCCGGAAAAACAGTAGCTGAAGCTGTTCGGAAAGCGGGTAAGTCGGTGGCCATTATCGATAAATTACCATTTGGGGGAACCTGTTCACAACGGGGGTGTGACCCGAAGAAAGTCTTAGTTGGTGCTGCCGAGGTTGTCGCCCGTTCTGCTCAGCTAGTGGGTAAAGGTATTGACCATACCACTTCGATCCATTGGCCGGATCTGATTCAGTTCAAAAAAACGTTTACGGATCCGATTCCTGAAAACACGGAGGAAAAATTCACGGAGCAAGGTATCCAGATCGTTCACGGCGTTGCGACGTTTGTATCCGATAATACTATCCGGGTTGGCGATGACGAACTGGTTGCAAAAAACATCGTTATTGCAACGGGGCATCGACCGCAGACGCTGAACATTCCAGGTGAGGAATTACTAACGGACAGCACCGGTTTCCTGGAACTGCCGGAGCTGCCCCAGGAAATTGTCATGGTAGGCGGAGGGTATATTGCCTTTGAGTTTGCGCATGTTGCGGCTCGTGCCGGTGCCAGCGTAACGATTCTGCACCAGGGCAAACGGCCATTGGAAGGCTTCGACGCTGATGTTGTTCAACTGCTGGTAGAGGCTATGCGCGCTCTCGGCATTTTTATCGTGCTAGAAGCAAAAGTAACCGCCATCGAAGGCGAGCCAAATAAGCTAACCGTTCAGTACGAGCGTGATGGCGCGAATCATACGGCATCGGCTAATCTGGTTGTCCATGCTGCCGGGCGCGTGGCCGATGTTGAGGAACTGGCGCTGGATAAAGCCCATGTTGAAGTCGGGAAGAAAGGAGTGCTTGTCAACGACTATTTGCAAAGCCCTTCCAATCCGATTGTCTACGCCTGTGGCGATGTAGCCGAAAAAGGCTTGCCACTGACGCCCCTGGCTTCTTACGAAGGAAAGATCGTTGCCGAAAATATTCTGGGCGGCAACAAAAAGATGTACTCAAACGATCCGGTCCCGTCAACGGTATTTACGGTGCCGCCCCTGGCGTCAATTGGTCTGACGGAAGAGCAGGTGAAGAAAGAGGGACGTAAAGCAAAGATTTTGTTTCAGGAAACGGCCGGCTGGTACAGCACCCGACGAATCAACGAAGCTGTCAGCGGTTTCAAAACAATTGTCGATGAAGATTCCGACCAGATTTTAGGCGCGCATTTGTTAGGCTCTGGTAGCGAAGAAGTTATCAATCTTTTTGCACTGGCTATGAAGCATAAAATTACGGCAAAAGCGATGGGGGAGATGTTGTTTGCCTATCCAACCCATTCGTCAGACCTGAGCTCAATGTTACCTGATTGA
- a CDS encoding ABC-F family ATP-binding cassette domain-containing protein, which translates to MISVQNVSLRYGKRVLFDDVTIKFTSGNCYGVIGANGAGKSTFLKILSGEIEPQTGSVTMTPGERMSVLNQNQSAYDEYPVLQTVIMGNKRLYDIMQEKDELYAKADFTDADGEKAADLESEFAEMNGWDAESDAASLLSGLGIKENMHYSLMSDLNGSEKVRVLLAQALFGNPDVLLLDEPTNNLDVESVIWLENFLANFNNTVIVVSHDRHFLDQVCTQIVDVDFSKVKLFAGNYSFWYESSQLALKQRQDQNKKTEDKRKELEEFIRRFSANASKSKQATSRAKLLEKLTIEDIQPSSRKYPYVNFKSEREPGDQILTVENLTYTAEDGTKLFENLSFTVNRQDKIFLYSRDGLAVSALLDILAGERKADSGSFKWGITITSSYFPTDAEKDKFFQTDLNLVDWLRQYSAEKDESFIRGFLGRMLFSGEESLKKASVLSGGEKVRCMLSKMMLSGANVLMLDEPTNHLDLESIESLNNGMIDFKGPILFTSHDHQFVQTVANRIIEITPAGILDKLMTYDEYLTDDRVKVQREELYEAVA; encoded by the coding sequence ATGATATCGGTACAAAACGTCTCCCTCCGCTATGGGAAGCGGGTGTTATTTGACGACGTCACTATAAAATTTACGTCTGGCAACTGCTACGGGGTGATCGGAGCTAACGGAGCCGGTAAATCAACATTTTTGAAAATTCTCTCCGGCGAAATCGAACCACAAACGGGTTCGGTGACAATGACGCCGGGTGAACGCATGTCGGTGCTGAACCAAAACCAGTCAGCCTACGACGAATACCCTGTCTTGCAAACGGTTATTATGGGTAACAAACGCCTGTATGACATCATGCAGGAGAAAGATGAGCTATACGCAAAAGCCGATTTTACGGATGCCGACGGTGAAAAAGCCGCCGACCTTGAATCGGAGTTCGCCGAAATGAACGGCTGGGATGCCGAATCCGACGCGGCCAGTCTGCTATCGGGGCTGGGTATCAAAGAGAACATGCACTACTCCTTGATGAGCGATTTGAACGGCTCGGAAAAGGTACGGGTCCTGCTGGCGCAGGCGCTGTTTGGCAACCCCGATGTGCTGCTGCTTGATGAGCCGACCAACAACCTCGACGTTGAATCGGTGATCTGGCTCGAAAACTTCCTGGCCAATTTCAACAACACGGTTATTGTGGTGTCGCACGACCGGCACTTCCTGGATCAGGTTTGTACGCAGATCGTTGACGTCGATTTCAGTAAGGTTAAGCTCTTTGCGGGTAATTATTCGTTCTGGTACGAGTCGAGCCAACTGGCGTTGAAACAACGGCAGGATCAAAACAAGAAAACGGAAGACAAACGGAAAGAACTCGAAGAATTCATCCGTCGCTTCTCGGCCAACGCATCGAAGTCGAAGCAGGCAACCAGCCGGGCTAAGTTGCTCGAAAAGCTCACGATTGAAGACATTCAGCCTTCGTCGCGGAAATATCCTTATGTCAACTTTAAGTCGGAGCGGGAGCCCGGCGATCAGATCCTGACCGTCGAGAACCTGACTTACACGGCTGAAGATGGCACGAAGTTGTTCGAAAACCTGTCGTTCACAGTAAACCGTCAGGACAAGATATTTCTTTACAGCCGCGACGGACTGGCGGTTTCGGCCCTGCTTGATATTCTGGCAGGCGAACGCAAAGCCGATTCCGGTTCGTTCAAATGGGGAATCACGATCACGTCGTCCTATTTCCCGACGGATGCCGAAAAAGATAAGTTTTTCCAAACCGATTTGAATCTGGTGGATTGGTTGCGGCAGTATTCAGCCGAAAAAGACGAAAGCTTTATCCGGGGCTTCCTGGGTCGGATGTTGTTTTCGGGCGAAGAGTCACTTAAAAAAGCGAGTGTGCTGAGTGGGGGCGAAAAAGTGCGGTGTATGTTGTCGAAAATGATGCTGTCGGGCGCGAACGTCCTGATGCTCGATGAACCAACGAACCACCTTGACCTTGAATCCATTGAGTCGTTGAACAACGGTATGATCGATTTCAAAGGACCCATTCTGTTTACGTCGCATGACCACCAGTTTGTGCAGACGGTTGCCAATCGCATCATCGAAATTACACCAGCTGGTATTCTCGATAAGCTGATGACCTACGACGAATACCTGACCGACGATCGGGTAAAAGTGCAGCGGGAAGAGTTGTATGAAGCTGTCGCTTAA
- a CDS encoding DUF2461 domain-containing protein, which translates to MSALGQSFWHRLKEVALPIATLTLMLQAETLTFLRDLKANNTKTWFDANRSAYEAARADFGQFVSQLIEGLNAIDPDLAESNLQAKGCMFRINRDVRFSTNKSPYKTNFGAWFNKGGKKLETAGYYFNLEPGHSFIAGGLYMPDATVLAKARQEIDYNVDEFNQILTAPAFAKTFNGLSREDTLQRPPKGYTPDNPAIEYLKLKSFTASHALPDDALTKPSLTKQALDGFSTLQPLISYLNRAVE; encoded by the coding sequence GTGTCTGCATTGGGTCAGTCGTTCTGGCATCGGCTAAAAGAAGTAGCTTTGCCCATCGCAACGCTCACTCTTATGCTGCAAGCCGAAACGCTGACTTTTCTACGTGATTTAAAAGCTAACAATACTAAAACCTGGTTCGATGCGAATCGATCTGCCTACGAAGCGGCCCGCGCAGACTTCGGCCAGTTTGTCAGCCAGTTGATTGAGGGCCTGAACGCCATCGACCCGGATCTGGCCGAATCGAATTTACAGGCGAAGGGATGCATGTTCCGCATCAATCGTGATGTTCGTTTTTCTACGAATAAATCACCCTACAAAACCAATTTCGGAGCCTGGTTCAACAAAGGGGGCAAGAAGCTTGAGACGGCGGGTTATTATTTTAATCTGGAACCCGGCCACAGCTTTATTGCGGGTGGTCTGTACATGCCCGATGCGACCGTACTGGCCAAGGCCCGACAGGAGATTGATTATAACGTTGACGAGTTTAATCAAATTCTCACGGCTCCGGCTTTCGCCAAAACGTTCAACGGACTGAGCCGCGAAGACACGCTGCAACGACCACCCAAAGGCTACACGCCGGACAACCCCGCTATCGAGTATCTCAAACTGAAAAGCTTTACGGCCAGTCACGCGTTGCCGGACGATGCGCTCACCAAGCCCAGTCTTACTAAACAGGCTCTGGACGGCTTTTCTACCTTGCAGCCATTGATTTCCTATTTGAACCGAGCCGTCGAATAA
- a CDS encoding glutamate racemase encodes MNQPIGVFDSGYGGLTILREIVRKLPQYDYIYLGDNARTPYGTRSFETVYQYTLECVQHLFDRGCRLVVLACNTASAKALRNIQQLNLPVLYPGLDGPGLDGPTRRVLGVIRPTTEVIGNYSTTRQVGILATRGTVTSESYLVEIEKFFPDLAVVQEACPMWVPLVENGEYASPGADYFVKQHIDRLVAKAPGLDTILLACTHYPLLLDKIRQYAPAGTTILSQGGIVADSLAHYLSRHPELEAQCSQHGRRTFLTTDSTDDFDRQATVFFGEPICSENLAL; translated from the coding sequence ATGAACCAGCCGATTGGTGTATTTGATTCGGGGTACGGTGGCCTGACGATCTTGCGAGAAATTGTTCGCAAACTTCCGCAGTACGATTATATTTATCTGGGGGACAATGCCCGAACGCCCTACGGAACGCGCTCGTTTGAAACCGTTTACCAGTACACCTTGGAATGTGTTCAGCACCTGTTTGACCGGGGGTGCCGACTGGTTGTGCTGGCCTGCAACACGGCCTCGGCCAAAGCGCTACGAAATATTCAGCAACTCAATTTGCCCGTATTATATCCTGGCTTAGATGGACCCGGTCTGGACGGACCCACTCGGCGCGTGTTAGGCGTCATCCGGCCTACAACCGAAGTGATTGGTAATTACTCGACCACGAGGCAGGTCGGTATTCTGGCAACTCGCGGAACCGTTACGTCTGAATCGTATCTGGTTGAGATCGAAAAGTTTTTCCCCGATCTGGCTGTCGTTCAGGAGGCTTGTCCGATGTGGGTGCCGCTGGTCGAAAACGGCGAATATGCCAGTCCGGGCGCTGATTATTTCGTTAAGCAGCACATTGATCGGTTGGTTGCAAAGGCCCCCGGTCTTGACACAATCCTGTTGGCCTGTACGCATTATCCGCTTCTGCTCGATAAAATTCGCCAGTATGCGCCTGCTGGTACGACAATTTTAAGTCAGGGGGGGATTGTTGCCGATAGTTTGGCCCATTACCTGAGTCGCCACCCTGAACTGGAAGCGCAGTGCAGTCAACACGGTCGGCGAACGTTTTTGACGACGGACTCGACCGATGACTTTGACCGGCAGGCTACTGTTTTCTTCGGTGAGCCCATTTGTTCCGAGAATCTAGCCCTGTAA